In Phocoena sinus isolate mPhoSin1 chromosome X, mPhoSin1.pri, whole genome shotgun sequence, a genomic segment contains:
- the MID1IP1 gene encoding mid1-interacting protein 1 translates to MMQVCDTYNQKHSLFNAMNRFIGAVNNMDQTVMVPSLLRDVPLAEPGLDNGVGVEVGGSGGCLEERKPPAPGAGGGNGSFFAPSRDMYSHYVLLKSIRNDIEWGVLQQPPPAAGSEEGSAWKSKDILVDLSHLEGADAGEEDLEQQFHYHLRGLHTVLSKLTRKANILTNRYKQEIGFSNWGH, encoded by the coding sequence ATGATGCAGGTTTGCGACACCTACAACCAGAAGCACTCGCTCTTTAACGCCATGAATCGCTTCATCGGCGCCGTGAACAACATGGACCAGACGGTGATGGTGCCCAGCCTGCTGCGCGACGTGCCACTGGCCGAGCCCGGGCTGGACAACGGCGTCGGCGTGGAGGTAGGCGGCAGTGGCGGCTGCCTGGAGGAGCGCAAGCCCCCGGCCCCCGGCGCGGGCGGCGGCAACGGCAGCTTTTTCGCGCCCTCCCGGGACATGTACAGCCACTACGTGCTGCTCAAGTCCATCCGCAACGACATCGAGTGGGGGGTCCTGCAGCAGCCGCCGCCGGCGGCGGGGAGCGAGGAGGGGAGCGCCTGGAAGTCCAAGGACATCCTGGTGGACCTGAGCCACCTGGAGGGCGCGGACGCCGGCGAGGAGGACCTGGAACAGCAGTTCCACTACCACCTGCGCGGGCTGCACACTGTGCTCTCCAAACTCACGCGCAAAGCCAACATCCTCACTAATAGATACAAGCAGGAGATCGGCTTCAGCAATTGGGGGCACTGA